One Solibacillus sp. R5-41 DNA segment encodes these proteins:
- a CDS encoding FHA domain-containing protein, with protein sequence MSLIRCTNGHMFSSRRHRNVCPYCNVMVEQESKFNKQSFVGVEEDDKTMPYLGEIDGVNPVTGWLVCIEGPQMGRDYRILSEKNFIGRAEEMHIRIIGDNTISARNHAVIVYDPKKRNFFLLPGDASGLAYLNNEAVYTPTELAAYDVIQLGSSMFLFIPLCGVHFEWENNQSEE encoded by the coding sequence ATGAGTTTGATTAGATGTACAAATGGTCATATGTTTAGTTCAAGAAGGCATAGGAACGTATGCCCTTATTGTAATGTAATGGTAGAGCAAGAGTCTAAGTTCAATAAACAATCATTTGTAGGTGTCGAAGAAGATGATAAAACAATGCCATATCTTGGAGAGATAGATGGGGTTAATCCTGTAACAGGCTGGTTAGTTTGTATAGAAGGGCCACAGATGGGACGGGACTACAGAATTTTATCCGAAAAGAATTTTATTGGAAGAGCAGAGGAAATGCATATTCGAATTATCGGGGACAACACCATTTCAGCAAGAAATCATGCTGTTATTGTTTACGATCCTAAAAAAAGGAATTTCTTTTTACTGCCGGGAGATGCATCGGGCTTAGCTTATCTTAATAATGAAGCTGTTTATACACCTACAGAACTGGCAGCATACGATGTTATACAGTTGGGAAGCAGTATGTTCCTCTTTATTCCTTTATGTGGTGTTCATTTTGAATGGGAAAACAATCAAAGCGAGGAATGA
- a CDS encoding membrane-associated protease 1 produces the protein MGFVLKIEGSEAIELGLESIMTVEYETDTPNDSNARSTDVGATLKVKGKILTATDGDNSDDTMKLGLWSLVPAEKADCYRKVTLEVIAADQVVRKISFPNAFVVDYSEKFGDTEGIGEFFIFIKQKKDKTDLAKIEGGYAV, from the coding sequence ATGGGCTTTGTTTTAAAAATAGAAGGTTCTGAAGCAATTGAATTAGGTTTAGAAAGTATTATGACAGTTGAGTATGAAACAGATACTCCGAATGACTCTAATGCTCGATCTACAGATGTTGGAGCAACTTTAAAAGTGAAAGGAAAAATCCTTACTGCAACAGATGGCGATAATTCAGATGATACGATGAAGTTGGGATTATGGTCTTTAGTACCTGCTGAAAAGGCTGACTGTTATCGTAAAGTAACATTAGAAGTCATTGCAGCCGACCAAGTTGTCAGAAAAATTAGTTTTCCAAATGCGTTTGTGGTCGATTATTCAGAAAAATTTGGAGACACTGAGGGCATCGGAGAGTTCTTCATTTTTATTAAACAGAAGAAAGATAAGACTGACTTAGCGAAAATTGAAGGCGGCTACGCAGTCTAA
- a CDS encoding PP2C family serine/threonine-protein phosphatase encodes MELKLVPYLIVFVCIIVIVILLIIRNIVSNKVEIRKIEIGNGQTIGRREEQDDYFSSVESNNGTIAVLADGISGLANGRMASTVAVTTFIQEFLKLNKLENMESFFKKTAVLSNNTIVQNLNGSNGGTTLVAAVIDEQGYLHWGAAGDSILSIFRNGEFIAVNQKHIFESVLKEKYVSGEITKLEVQENPLKKRLVNYLGYEGFKNLDIGNKPIQLKKGDKVCLFSDGVSDSLTEVEMEMIFTQHSQPYNIAQNIIKAVEQKRLKNQDNATIVILEKKW; translated from the coding sequence ATGGAGCTAAAGCTTGTGCCATACTTAATTGTATTTGTGTGTATCATTGTAATCGTAATTTTATTAATTATTAGAAATATCGTTTCGAATAAAGTAGAAATTCGAAAAATAGAAATAGGGAATGGTCAAACGATTGGGAGACGAGAGGAACAAGATGATTATTTTTCATCAGTCGAATCAAACAATGGAACAATTGCTGTGTTAGCAGATGGAATAAGTGGTTTAGCGAATGGCAGAATGGCAAGTACAGTTGCTGTGACTACATTTATTCAAGAATTTTTGAAACTAAATAAGCTTGAAAATATGGAGTCTTTCTTTAAAAAAACAGCAGTACTAAGTAATAATACAATTGTTCAAAATCTTAACGGCTCCAATGGTGGAACTACACTAGTTGCCGCAGTTATTGATGAACAAGGTTATTTACATTGGGGAGCTGCAGGGGATAGTATCCTCTCTATATTTAGGAATGGTGAGTTTATCGCAGTCAATCAAAAACATATTTTCGAATCTGTACTAAAAGAAAAATATGTTTCAGGAGAAATAACAAAGTTAGAAGTACAAGAAAATCCATTGAAAAAAAGGTTAGTCAATTATTTAGGATATGAAGGTTTTAAAAATTTAGATATAGGCAATAAACCAATCCAATTAAAAAAAGGAGATAAAGTTTGTTTATTTAGCGATGGTGTTTCTGACAGTTTGACTGAAGTTGAAATGGAAATGATATTTACTCAGCATTCTCAACCGTATAATATTGCTCAAAATATTATTAAAGCTGTAGAACAAAAGCGTTTGAAAAATCAAGACAATGCAACCATCGTGATTTTAGAGAAGAAATGGTAA
- a CDS encoding transcriptional regulator — translation MEIINQTNRTMLFEEINPEKLDLITLVGDVKGIDSLSDEKIKEINQYLLVKSFDEFLDKFSPTVYSFYNATNQKVMYTLKKPEGIQEDCISEIAIDQNNDFLNMLFTLIDTKRSQGIANVDFKFENLLDMISPKKVMDDIRQVRKEIHYLYGEYDKLEEGDPKKLDTGDKLNLMFEVASRNYNNVMAMLPLAIEDIKTRLLLGANQQEDDSEKLQIGTLTIGETGELKIIEAPQNNNSELMVIEENSNYGLSTVFEEDYESITESPSSYVKDLVIRTFSPLPTVIADFDVETEVQNYNTYLEFYKDAKDEFVKTVKPLVEKLLGVKMYFDQYATKNRGMQPSLLVTNTKLDMLVKSNNLLRLSTYLNTVNSKNDFTDTVWYGIVPALELEASGNLKVTRSRFKGNEKVSKQEGNTMESLSLLLDAIKEFKIQVFFNFMAEEETTFNGIATAGIDRLIDKCTPLLRKEYSEFAIPCLPNFTIIPKDKSGVIIDTRMQTTENGARLSKEKEDILKLWIEGVYVGASYVAAGIVSAYQCPEYLKESFRNVKKTYPGVRFDIEAGDNSLRAVTTMAKEISGFTNNIKDAINNKSFGFVFSSENAQLQDKDIKRITVYKARSLAMEEDGFDSIYKTQVSTYIERILRFQSGDFKHENIVRFFSNNPSSQKSKWLNDKGYVNSVIQDGDDIGYIIDEKTSLCQIDLVFNGNVKNLEVMITKGTSAVKA, via the coding sequence ATGGAGATTATCAATCAAACAAACAGAACAATGCTCTTTGAGGAAATTAATCCTGAAAAGCTGGATTTAATTACGCTTGTTGGGGATGTAAAAGGAATTGACAGTCTTAGTGATGAGAAGATAAAAGAAATTAATCAATATCTTCTTGTGAAAAGCTTCGACGAATTTTTAGATAAGTTTTCTCCAACAGTCTATTCATTCTACAATGCAACGAATCAAAAAGTGATGTATACACTAAAGAAACCAGAAGGAATTCAAGAGGATTGCATTTCAGAAATTGCTATAGATCAAAATAATGATTTTTTAAACATGTTATTCACATTAATTGATACGAAAAGAAGTCAAGGTATTGCTAATGTAGACTTTAAATTTGAAAATCTTTTAGATATGATTTCACCTAAAAAAGTGATGGATGATATTCGACAAGTACGAAAAGAAATCCACTATTTATATGGGGAATATGACAAGTTAGAAGAAGGAGATCCTAAAAAGCTGGATACAGGAGATAAGCTAAATTTAATGTTTGAAGTAGCAAGCAGAAACTATAATAACGTCATGGCGATGCTACCATTAGCTATTGAAGATATAAAAACGAGGCTTCTACTAGGTGCTAATCAGCAAGAAGATGATTCTGAAAAGTTACAAATAGGGACACTTACTATCGGTGAAACGGGCGAATTAAAGATCATCGAAGCACCACAAAATAATAATTCTGAACTAATGGTTATTGAAGAAAATAGTAATTATGGTTTAAGTACGGTCTTTGAAGAAGATTATGAATCTATTACAGAATCTCCATCTTCATATGTGAAAGATTTAGTAATTAGAACTTTCTCTCCATTACCAACAGTGATAGCGGACTTTGACGTCGAAACAGAGGTTCAGAATTACAATACATACTTAGAATTCTATAAAGATGCAAAAGATGAATTTGTAAAGACAGTAAAACCTTTGGTTGAAAAACTATTGGGAGTAAAAATGTATTTTGATCAGTATGCTACCAAAAATAGAGGGATGCAGCCTTCTCTGCTTGTAACGAATACAAAATTGGACATGCTTGTTAAAAGTAATAACTTGCTGAGACTGAGTACGTACCTAAATACTGTAAACTCCAAAAATGATTTTACAGACACTGTTTGGTATGGCATTGTTCCGGCACTTGAATTAGAAGCATCCGGTAATTTAAAAGTAACTAGATCTCGTTTTAAAGGTAATGAAAAAGTTTCAAAACAAGAAGGCAATACAATGGAATCTTTGTCTCTGCTACTGGATGCCATAAAAGAGTTTAAAATCCAAGTATTCTTTAACTTCATGGCGGAAGAAGAAACAACTTTTAACGGTATAGCAACAGCAGGTATAGATCGTCTTATTGATAAGTGTACTCCTCTATTAAGAAAGGAATACAGTGAATTTGCAATTCCATGTCTCCCTAATTTTACTATTATTCCGAAAGACAAGTCTGGAGTTATCATTGACACTAGAATGCAAACAACCGAAAATGGGGCAAGACTTTCTAAAGAAAAAGAGGATATTTTAAAATTATGGATTGAAGGCGTATATGTCGGAGCTAGTTATGTAGCAGCAGGAATTGTTTCTGCTTATCAATGCCCTGAGTATTTAAAAGAATCATTCCGCAATGTGAAGAAGACTTATCCAGGAGTACGTTTTGATATTGAAGCGGGAGATAACTCACTTAGAGCCGTGACAACAATGGCAAAAGAGATTTCTGGGTTTACGAATAACATTAAAGATGCAATTAACAATAAAAGTTTCGGTTTTGTTTTTTCTTCAGAAAATGCACAGCTGCAAGATAAAGACATTAAGCGTATAACAGTGTATAAAGCGAGAAGCTTAGCGATGGAGGAAGATGGATTCGATTCAATCTACAAAACTCAAGTGAGCACATATATTGAGAGAATTCTTAGATTTCAATCAGGTGATTTTAAACATGAAAATATTGTTCGATTCTTCAGTAATAACCCGAGTAGCCAAAAAAGTAAGTGGTTGAATGATAAGGGATATGTAAATTCTGTGATTCAAGATGGAGACGATATCGGCTACATTATTGATGAAAAGACAAGTCTATGCCAAATAGACTTAGTGTTTAATGGAAATGTGAAGAACCTTGAAGTCATGATTACAAAAGGAACAAGTGCTGTTAAGGCCTAG
- a CDS encoding FHA domain-containing protein — translation MSGTNNSIDTQIHERSRDIQIAIIIIDAIIVIIILFMIVFVLKQDTLLKIMVGSLFSIVVIVYGILKIIVKDNINGGIGPGIKKLVLLSQDGEIAREWDIQGKTSLLIGKSTTNQEVDINLSGTEYESLISNEHAVLNCVSEAWYLEDIDSVNGVGIKKADKRIKNRLRHESPYRINNGDTIYIANTRILVK, via the coding sequence ATGTCTGGAACAAATAACTCTATTGACACACAAATACATGAGAGAAGTAGAGATATACAAATAGCTATAATAATCATAGACGCCATAATTGTAATAATTATTCTATTTATGATTGTATTTGTTTTGAAACAAGACACTCTTTTGAAAATTATGGTTGGATCACTGTTTAGTATAGTAGTAATCGTTTATGGGATACTGAAAATTATAGTTAAAGATAATATAAATGGAGGAATAGGACCAGGTATTAAGAAGCTAGTGCTTCTCAGTCAAGACGGCGAAATTGCAAGAGAATGGGACATACAAGGCAAAACATCATTACTTATTGGTAAAAGTACAACTAATCAAGAGGTAGATATAAACTTGAGTGGTACAGAGTATGAATCCCTAATTAGTAATGAGCATGCGGTTTTAAATTGTGTCTCAGAAGCCTGGTACTTAGAAGATATTGATTCTGTTAATGGAGTTGGTATAAAAAAAGCAGATAAACGAATTAAAAATAGATTAAGACATGAAAGTCCTTATCGCATAAATAATGGAGATACAATTTACATTGCAAATACTCGGATATTGGTGAAATAA
- a CDS encoding DnaJ domain-containing protein encodes MKNYYETLGISKNATQDQIKAAYRKLSKKHHPDVNGGSKESERIFLEGQEAYKVLKDAISRKDYDTRLEKAAQSKSNLDERTNGNSREQSTVKKQEFNMNNIEKNFEHFFGFNPKTKEMSTLNNQPKKKNPIDTTDLFERFFKK; translated from the coding sequence ATGAAAAATTACTATGAAACTCTGGGAATTAGTAAGAATGCAACTCAAGATCAAATAAAAGCTGCATATAGAAAATTGTCTAAAAAGCATCATCCAGATGTTAATGGAGGAAGTAAGGAATCAGAAAGGATTTTTTTGGAAGGTCAAGAAGCCTATAAAGTTTTGAAAGATGCTATTTCTAGAAAAGATTATGATACCCGACTTGAAAAAGCTGCACAAAGTAAGTCTAACTTAGATGAAAGAACTAACGGAAATAGCAGGGAACAATCTACTGTAAAAAAGCAAGAATTTAACATGAATAATATCGAAAAAAACTTTGAACATTTTTTTGGTTTTAATCCAAAAACAAAAGAAATGTCTACTTTAAATAATCAACCAAAAAAGAAAAATCCAATCGATACAACAGATTTATTTGAGCGTTTTTTTAAAAAATAA